In the Microtus pennsylvanicus isolate mMicPen1 chromosome 6, mMicPen1.hap1, whole genome shotgun sequence genome, one interval contains:
- the LOC142852428 gene encoding uncharacterized protein LOC142852428 isoform X1 — MADSLPLEMLTYILSFLPLSDQKEASLVNRAWYCAAQNALRETNVRYNIPVSSASLSAIKSLGLRGISCISLTNLDGSPASHQVLQSVAYHLGPHLESLCLGGGSPTEASFLALILGCPALRTLDLSGCNSLFTSGTLLAQPETARCVRKALSGLRDLNLASLRNLTDLSFNHLSGCFPSLERLSLAYCHLTFELGPTWGSISPQASSPSQLSFHNLLQFVKERAGRLRALDLSGTGLPPEALQALGQVTGLHLEELSLHSCRDLSSEAVATLCRQQPGLTSLDLSGCSELTDGALLAVSRGLRHLRHLSLRKLQRLTDAGCTALGALHKLQSLDMAECCLVSGRELAKVLGSVHRAPPALTSLRLAYCSSLKDASVLSMIPALGPSLKVLDLSSCVALTNQTMQAICTYLIHLSVLRLAWCKELQDWGLLGLKEPSEKPGLSSQLHQEVKNQAPDPQEPNSDPRGPSLLMLQALQELDLTACCKLTDASLAKVLQFPQLRQLALSLLPALTDTGLVAVARGCPSLERLALSHCSHLSDEGWAQAARFWPRLQHLNLSSCSQLTEQTLDTIGQACKQLRVLDVAMCPGINMAAVRHFQAQLPQVTCIQSRFVGGADLTLTL, encoded by the exons ATGGCGGACTCACTGCCCCTGGAG ATGCTCACATATATCCTGAGCTTCCTACCTCTGTCAGATCAGAAAGAGGCCTCCCTCGTGAATCGGGCTTGGTACTGTGCAGCCCAGAATGCCCTTCGGGAG ACAAATGTGCGGTACAACATTCCTGTGTCCTCTGCCTCACTCTCAGCAATCAAGAGTTTGGGCCTCAGGGGCATCTCATGCATCAGCTTGACCAACCTGGATGGCTCACCAGCTTCGCACCAGGTACTGCAGTCTGTTGCTTACCACTTAGGCCCACACCTGGAGAGTTTATGCCTGGGAGGGGGCAGCCCCACAGAGGCATCCTTCTTGGCCTTGATCCTGGGATGCCCAGCCCTGCGCACCCTTGACCTCAGTGGCTGCAACAGTCTCTTCACATCAGGCACTCTGCTGGCTCAGCCCGAGACAGCACGGTGTGTTCGGAAGGCATTGAGTGGCCTTCGTGATCTTAACCTGGCTAGCCTGCGTAACCTGACTGACCTTAGCTTCAACCATCTCAGCGGTTGTTTCCCCAGCCTGGAGCGCCTCTCCTTGGCCTACTGCCATCTTACCTTTGAGTTAGGCCCAACGTGGGGCTCCATTAGCCCCCAGGCGTCCTCTCCCTCCCAGCTTTCCTTCCACAACCTGCTCCAGTTTGTCAAAGAGCGAGCTGGTAGGCTGCGTGCCCTAGACCTCAGTGGTACTGGCTTGCCACCTGAGGCCCTACAAGCCCTGGGCCAAGTGACTGGACTGCACCTGGAGGAACTGAGCTTGCATAGCTGTAGAGACCTCTCCTCAGAGGCCGTGGCCACCCTGTGCCGCCAGCAGCCCGGCCTTACTTCCCTGGACCTCAGTGGTTGCTCAGAACTGACTGACGGGGCACTCTTGGCTGTGAGTCGAGGCCTGCGACACCTGCGGCACTTGAGTCTGAGGAAACTGCAGCGACTGACTGATGCAGGTTGTACAGCCCTGGGAGCCCTGCACAAACTGCAGAGCCTGGACATGGCTGAGTGCTGTCTGGTGAGCGGGCGGGAACTGGCAAAGGTCTTAGGCTCAGTTCACAGAGCTCCACCGGCACTGACTTCCCTCAGGCTGGCTTACTGCTCTTCACTGAAG GATGCTTCAGTGCTTTCCATGATCCCAGCATTGGGCCCAAGCCTCAAGGTGCTAGACTTGTCCTCCTGTGTGGCCCTCACTAACCAGACCATGCAGGCCATCTGTACCTACCTCATTCACCTGTCAGTCCTGCGCCTGGCTTGGTGCAAGGAGCTCCAGGACTGGGGGCTTCTGGGGCTGAAGGAGCCAAGTGAGAAGCCTGGGCTAAGTTCCCAG CTACACCAAGAGGTGAAAAATCAGGCCCCAGACCCTCAGGAGCCTAATTCTGACCCACGAGGCCCCTCCCTGCTCATGCTTCAGGCCCTGCAGGAGTTGGATCTCACAGCCTGCTGCAAGCTGACAGATGCCAGTTTAGCCAAG GTGCTCCAGTTCCCTCAGCTGAGGCAGTTGGCATTGAGCCTGCTGCCAGCACTCACAGACACGGGTTTGGTGGCTGTGGCTAGGGGCTGTCCCAGCCTGGAGCGCTTGGCATTGAGTCATTGCAGCCATCTCAGTGATGAGGGATGGGCTCAGGCAGCCAGGTTCTGGCCAAGGCTGCAACACCTCAACCTGTCCAGCTGCAGTCAGCTCACAGAGCA AACTCTGGATACCATTGGGCAGGCATGCAAGCAGCTTCGAGTGTTGGATGTGGCCATGTGTCCTGGCATCAACATGGCAGCTGTCAGGCACTTCCAAGCGCAGCTCCCTCAGGTGACCTGCATCCAGTCTCGCTTCGTGGGAGGGGCTGACCTGACCCTAACACTCTGA
- the LOC142852428 gene encoding uncharacterized protein LOC142852428 isoform X3 — MFLLPRQQTNVRYNIPVSSASLSAIKSLGLRGISCISLTNLDGSPASHQVLQSVAYHLGPHLESLCLGGGSPTEASFLALILGCPALRTLDLSGCNSLFTSGTLLAQPETARCVRKALSGLRDLNLASLRNLTDLSFNHLSGCFPSLERLSLAYCHLTFELGPTWGSISPQASSPSQLSFHNLLQFVKERAGRLRALDLSGTGLPPEALQALGQVTGLHLEELSLHSCRDLSSEAVATLCRQQPGLTSLDLSGCSELTDGALLAVSRGLRHLRHLSLRKLQRLTDAGCTALGALHKLQSLDMAECCLVSGRELAKVLGSVHRAPPALTSLRLAYCSSLKDASVLSMIPALGPSLKVLDLSSCVALTNQTMQAICTYLIHLSVLRLAWCKELQDWGLLGLKEPSEKPGLSSQLHQEVKNQAPDPQEPNSDPRGPSLLMLQALQELDLTACCKLTDASLAKVLQFPQLRQLALSLLPALTDTGLVAVARGCPSLERLALSHCSHLSDEGWAQAARFWPRLQHLNLSSCSQLTEQTLDTIGQACKQLRVLDVAMCPGINMAAVRHFQAQLPQVTCIQSRFVGGADLTLTL, encoded by the exons ATGTTCCTGCTACCTAGGCAACAG ACAAATGTGCGGTACAACATTCCTGTGTCCTCTGCCTCACTCTCAGCAATCAAGAGTTTGGGCCTCAGGGGCATCTCATGCATCAGCTTGACCAACCTGGATGGCTCACCAGCTTCGCACCAGGTACTGCAGTCTGTTGCTTACCACTTAGGCCCACACCTGGAGAGTTTATGCCTGGGAGGGGGCAGCCCCACAGAGGCATCCTTCTTGGCCTTGATCCTGGGATGCCCAGCCCTGCGCACCCTTGACCTCAGTGGCTGCAACAGTCTCTTCACATCAGGCACTCTGCTGGCTCAGCCCGAGACAGCACGGTGTGTTCGGAAGGCATTGAGTGGCCTTCGTGATCTTAACCTGGCTAGCCTGCGTAACCTGACTGACCTTAGCTTCAACCATCTCAGCGGTTGTTTCCCCAGCCTGGAGCGCCTCTCCTTGGCCTACTGCCATCTTACCTTTGAGTTAGGCCCAACGTGGGGCTCCATTAGCCCCCAGGCGTCCTCTCCCTCCCAGCTTTCCTTCCACAACCTGCTCCAGTTTGTCAAAGAGCGAGCTGGTAGGCTGCGTGCCCTAGACCTCAGTGGTACTGGCTTGCCACCTGAGGCCCTACAAGCCCTGGGCCAAGTGACTGGACTGCACCTGGAGGAACTGAGCTTGCATAGCTGTAGAGACCTCTCCTCAGAGGCCGTGGCCACCCTGTGCCGCCAGCAGCCCGGCCTTACTTCCCTGGACCTCAGTGGTTGCTCAGAACTGACTGACGGGGCACTCTTGGCTGTGAGTCGAGGCCTGCGACACCTGCGGCACTTGAGTCTGAGGAAACTGCAGCGACTGACTGATGCAGGTTGTACAGCCCTGGGAGCCCTGCACAAACTGCAGAGCCTGGACATGGCTGAGTGCTGTCTGGTGAGCGGGCGGGAACTGGCAAAGGTCTTAGGCTCAGTTCACAGAGCTCCACCGGCACTGACTTCCCTCAGGCTGGCTTACTGCTCTTCACTGAAG GATGCTTCAGTGCTTTCCATGATCCCAGCATTGGGCCCAAGCCTCAAGGTGCTAGACTTGTCCTCCTGTGTGGCCCTCACTAACCAGACCATGCAGGCCATCTGTACCTACCTCATTCACCTGTCAGTCCTGCGCCTGGCTTGGTGCAAGGAGCTCCAGGACTGGGGGCTTCTGGGGCTGAAGGAGCCAAGTGAGAAGCCTGGGCTAAGTTCCCAG CTACACCAAGAGGTGAAAAATCAGGCCCCAGACCCTCAGGAGCCTAATTCTGACCCACGAGGCCCCTCCCTGCTCATGCTTCAGGCCCTGCAGGAGTTGGATCTCACAGCCTGCTGCAAGCTGACAGATGCCAGTTTAGCCAAG GTGCTCCAGTTCCCTCAGCTGAGGCAGTTGGCATTGAGCCTGCTGCCAGCACTCACAGACACGGGTTTGGTGGCTGTGGCTAGGGGCTGTCCCAGCCTGGAGCGCTTGGCATTGAGTCATTGCAGCCATCTCAGTGATGAGGGATGGGCTCAGGCAGCCAGGTTCTGGCCAAGGCTGCAACACCTCAACCTGTCCAGCTGCAGTCAGCTCACAGAGCA AACTCTGGATACCATTGGGCAGGCATGCAAGCAGCTTCGAGTGTTGGATGTGGCCATGTGTCCTGGCATCAACATGGCAGCTGTCAGGCACTTCCAAGCGCAGCTCCCTCAGGTGACCTGCATCCAGTCTCGCTTCGTGGGAGGGGCTGACCTGACCCTAACACTCTGA
- the LOC142852428 gene encoding F-box and leucine-rich repeat protein 13-like isoform X5: MADSLPLEMLTYILSFLPLSDQKEASLVNRAWYCAAQNALRETNVRYNIPVSSASLSAIKSLGLRGISCISLTNLDGSPASHQVLQSVAYHLGPHLESLCLGGGSPTEASFLALILGCPALRTLDLSGCNSLFTSGTLLAQPETARCVRKALSGLRDLNLASLRNLTDLSFNHLSGCFPSLERLSLAYCHLTFELGPTWGSISPQASSPSQLSFHNLLQFVKERAGRLRALDLSGTGLPPEALQALGQVTGLHLEELSLHSCRDLSSEAVATLCRQQPGLTSLDLSGCSELTDGALLAVSRGLRHLRHLSLRKLQRLTDAGCTALGALHKLQSLDMAECCLVSGRELAKVLGSVHRAPPALTSLRLAYCSSLKVLQFPQLRQLALSLLPALTDTGLVAVARGCPSLERLALSHCSHLSDEGWAQAARFWPRLQHLNLSSCSQLTEQTLDTIGQACKQLRVLDVAMCPGINMAAVRHFQAQLPQVTCIQSRFVGGADLTLTL, from the exons ATGGCGGACTCACTGCCCCTGGAG ATGCTCACATATATCCTGAGCTTCCTACCTCTGTCAGATCAGAAAGAGGCCTCCCTCGTGAATCGGGCTTGGTACTGTGCAGCCCAGAATGCCCTTCGGGAG ACAAATGTGCGGTACAACATTCCTGTGTCCTCTGCCTCACTCTCAGCAATCAAGAGTTTGGGCCTCAGGGGCATCTCATGCATCAGCTTGACCAACCTGGATGGCTCACCAGCTTCGCACCAGGTACTGCAGTCTGTTGCTTACCACTTAGGCCCACACCTGGAGAGTTTATGCCTGGGAGGGGGCAGCCCCACAGAGGCATCCTTCTTGGCCTTGATCCTGGGATGCCCAGCCCTGCGCACCCTTGACCTCAGTGGCTGCAACAGTCTCTTCACATCAGGCACTCTGCTGGCTCAGCCCGAGACAGCACGGTGTGTTCGGAAGGCATTGAGTGGCCTTCGTGATCTTAACCTGGCTAGCCTGCGTAACCTGACTGACCTTAGCTTCAACCATCTCAGCGGTTGTTTCCCCAGCCTGGAGCGCCTCTCCTTGGCCTACTGCCATCTTACCTTTGAGTTAGGCCCAACGTGGGGCTCCATTAGCCCCCAGGCGTCCTCTCCCTCCCAGCTTTCCTTCCACAACCTGCTCCAGTTTGTCAAAGAGCGAGCTGGTAGGCTGCGTGCCCTAGACCTCAGTGGTACTGGCTTGCCACCTGAGGCCCTACAAGCCCTGGGCCAAGTGACTGGACTGCACCTGGAGGAACTGAGCTTGCATAGCTGTAGAGACCTCTCCTCAGAGGCCGTGGCCACCCTGTGCCGCCAGCAGCCCGGCCTTACTTCCCTGGACCTCAGTGGTTGCTCAGAACTGACTGACGGGGCACTCTTGGCTGTGAGTCGAGGCCTGCGACACCTGCGGCACTTGAGTCTGAGGAAACTGCAGCGACTGACTGATGCAGGTTGTACAGCCCTGGGAGCCCTGCACAAACTGCAGAGCCTGGACATGGCTGAGTGCTGTCTGGTGAGCGGGCGGGAACTGGCAAAGGTCTTAGGCTCAGTTCACAGAGCTCCACCGGCACTGACTTCCCTCAGGCTGGCTTACTGCTCTTCACTGAAG GTGCTCCAGTTCCCTCAGCTGAGGCAGTTGGCATTGAGCCTGCTGCCAGCACTCACAGACACGGGTTTGGTGGCTGTGGCTAGGGGCTGTCCCAGCCTGGAGCGCTTGGCATTGAGTCATTGCAGCCATCTCAGTGATGAGGGATGGGCTCAGGCAGCCAGGTTCTGGCCAAGGCTGCAACACCTCAACCTGTCCAGCTGCAGTCAGCTCACAGAGCA AACTCTGGATACCATTGGGCAGGCATGCAAGCAGCTTCGAGTGTTGGATGTGGCCATGTGTCCTGGCATCAACATGGCAGCTGTCAGGCACTTCCAAGCGCAGCTCCCTCAGGTGACCTGCATCCAGTCTCGCTTCGTGGGAGGGGCTGACCTGACCCTAACACTCTGA
- the LOC142852428 gene encoding uncharacterized protein LOC142852428 isoform X2 produces MLTYILSFLPLSDQKEASLVNRAWYCAAQNALRETNVRYNIPVSSASLSAIKSLGLRGISCISLTNLDGSPASHQVLQSVAYHLGPHLESLCLGGGSPTEASFLALILGCPALRTLDLSGCNSLFTSGTLLAQPETARCVRKALSGLRDLNLASLRNLTDLSFNHLSGCFPSLERLSLAYCHLTFELGPTWGSISPQASSPSQLSFHNLLQFVKERAGRLRALDLSGTGLPPEALQALGQVTGLHLEELSLHSCRDLSSEAVATLCRQQPGLTSLDLSGCSELTDGALLAVSRGLRHLRHLSLRKLQRLTDAGCTALGALHKLQSLDMAECCLVSGRELAKVLGSVHRAPPALTSLRLAYCSSLKDASVLSMIPALGPSLKVLDLSSCVALTNQTMQAICTYLIHLSVLRLAWCKELQDWGLLGLKEPSEKPGLSSQLHQEVKNQAPDPQEPNSDPRGPSLLMLQALQELDLTACCKLTDASLAKVLQFPQLRQLALSLLPALTDTGLVAVARGCPSLERLALSHCSHLSDEGWAQAARFWPRLQHLNLSSCSQLTEQTLDTIGQACKQLRVLDVAMCPGINMAAVRHFQAQLPQVTCIQSRFVGGADLTLTL; encoded by the exons ATGCTCACATATATCCTGAGCTTCCTACCTCTGTCAGATCAGAAAGAGGCCTCCCTCGTGAATCGGGCTTGGTACTGTGCAGCCCAGAATGCCCTTCGGGAG ACAAATGTGCGGTACAACATTCCTGTGTCCTCTGCCTCACTCTCAGCAATCAAGAGTTTGGGCCTCAGGGGCATCTCATGCATCAGCTTGACCAACCTGGATGGCTCACCAGCTTCGCACCAGGTACTGCAGTCTGTTGCTTACCACTTAGGCCCACACCTGGAGAGTTTATGCCTGGGAGGGGGCAGCCCCACAGAGGCATCCTTCTTGGCCTTGATCCTGGGATGCCCAGCCCTGCGCACCCTTGACCTCAGTGGCTGCAACAGTCTCTTCACATCAGGCACTCTGCTGGCTCAGCCCGAGACAGCACGGTGTGTTCGGAAGGCATTGAGTGGCCTTCGTGATCTTAACCTGGCTAGCCTGCGTAACCTGACTGACCTTAGCTTCAACCATCTCAGCGGTTGTTTCCCCAGCCTGGAGCGCCTCTCCTTGGCCTACTGCCATCTTACCTTTGAGTTAGGCCCAACGTGGGGCTCCATTAGCCCCCAGGCGTCCTCTCCCTCCCAGCTTTCCTTCCACAACCTGCTCCAGTTTGTCAAAGAGCGAGCTGGTAGGCTGCGTGCCCTAGACCTCAGTGGTACTGGCTTGCCACCTGAGGCCCTACAAGCCCTGGGCCAAGTGACTGGACTGCACCTGGAGGAACTGAGCTTGCATAGCTGTAGAGACCTCTCCTCAGAGGCCGTGGCCACCCTGTGCCGCCAGCAGCCCGGCCTTACTTCCCTGGACCTCAGTGGTTGCTCAGAACTGACTGACGGGGCACTCTTGGCTGTGAGTCGAGGCCTGCGACACCTGCGGCACTTGAGTCTGAGGAAACTGCAGCGACTGACTGATGCAGGTTGTACAGCCCTGGGAGCCCTGCACAAACTGCAGAGCCTGGACATGGCTGAGTGCTGTCTGGTGAGCGGGCGGGAACTGGCAAAGGTCTTAGGCTCAGTTCACAGAGCTCCACCGGCACTGACTTCCCTCAGGCTGGCTTACTGCTCTTCACTGAAG GATGCTTCAGTGCTTTCCATGATCCCAGCATTGGGCCCAAGCCTCAAGGTGCTAGACTTGTCCTCCTGTGTGGCCCTCACTAACCAGACCATGCAGGCCATCTGTACCTACCTCATTCACCTGTCAGTCCTGCGCCTGGCTTGGTGCAAGGAGCTCCAGGACTGGGGGCTTCTGGGGCTGAAGGAGCCAAGTGAGAAGCCTGGGCTAAGTTCCCAG CTACACCAAGAGGTGAAAAATCAGGCCCCAGACCCTCAGGAGCCTAATTCTGACCCACGAGGCCCCTCCCTGCTCATGCTTCAGGCCCTGCAGGAGTTGGATCTCACAGCCTGCTGCAAGCTGACAGATGCCAGTTTAGCCAAG GTGCTCCAGTTCCCTCAGCTGAGGCAGTTGGCATTGAGCCTGCTGCCAGCACTCACAGACACGGGTTTGGTGGCTGTGGCTAGGGGCTGTCCCAGCCTGGAGCGCTTGGCATTGAGTCATTGCAGCCATCTCAGTGATGAGGGATGGGCTCAGGCAGCCAGGTTCTGGCCAAGGCTGCAACACCTCAACCTGTCCAGCTGCAGTCAGCTCACAGAGCA AACTCTGGATACCATTGGGCAGGCATGCAAGCAGCTTCGAGTGTTGGATGTGGCCATGTGTCCTGGCATCAACATGGCAGCTGTCAGGCACTTCCAAGCGCAGCTCCCTCAGGTGACCTGCATCCAGTCTCGCTTCGTGGGAGGGGCTGACCTGACCCTAACACTCTGA
- the Tmem208 gene encoding transmembrane protein 208 isoform X1 — protein MAPKGKVGTRGKKQIFEENKETLKFYLRIILGANAIYCLVTLVFFYSSASFWAWMALGFSLAVYGASYHSMSSMARAAFSEDGSLMDGGMDLNMEQGMAEHLKDVILLTAIVQVLSCFSLYIWSFWLLAPGRALYLLWVNVLGPWFTADSGAPAPEHNEKRQRRQERRQMKRL, from the exons ATGGCG CCCAAAGGCAAAGTGGGTACAAGAGGGAAGAAGCAGATATTTGAAGAGAACAAAGAAACTCTGAAGTTTTATCTGAGGATCATACTAGGAGCCAAT GCCATATACTGCCTCGTGACCTTGGTTTTCTTCTATTCATCTGCCTCATTTTGGGCCTGG ATGGCCCTGGGGTTTAGTTTGGCAGTATATGGGGCCAGTTACCATTCTATGAGTTCCATGGCTCGGGCAGCCTTCTCTGAGGACGGGTCCTTGATGGATGGCGGCATGGACCTCAACATGGAGCAGGGCATGGCAGA GCACCTTAAAGATGTGATCCTACTAACAGCCATTGTTCAGGTGCTCAGCTGCTTCTCCCTCTACATCTGGTCCTTCTGGCTTCTG GCTCCCGGCCGGGCCCTTTACCTCTTGTGGGTAAATGTGCTGGGCCCCTGGTTCACAGCAGACAGCGGAGCCCCAGCACCAGAGCACAATGAGAAACGACAGCGCCGACAGGAGCGGCGGCAGATGAAGCGGTTATAG
- the Tmem208 gene encoding transmembrane protein 208 isoform X2, producing MAPKGKVGTRGKKQIFEENKETLKFYLRIILGANAIYCLVTLVFFYSSASFWAWMALGFSLAVYGASYHSMSSMARAAFSEDGSLMDGGMDLNMEQGMAE from the exons ATGGCG CCCAAAGGCAAAGTGGGTACAAGAGGGAAGAAGCAGATATTTGAAGAGAACAAAGAAACTCTGAAGTTTTATCTGAGGATCATACTAGGAGCCAAT GCCATATACTGCCTCGTGACCTTGGTTTTCTTCTATTCATCTGCCTCATTTTGGGCCTGG ATGGCCCTGGGGTTTAGTTTGGCAGTATATGGGGCCAGTTACCATTCTATGAGTTCCATGGCTCGGGCAGCCTTCTCTGAGGACGGGTCCTTGATGGATGGCGGCATGGACCTCAACATGGAGCAGGGCATGGCAGAGTGA
- the LOC142852428 gene encoding uncharacterized protein LOC142852428 isoform X4: MADSLPLEMLTYILSFLPLSDQKEASLVNRAWYCAAQNALRETNVRYNIPVSSASLSAIKSLGLRGISCISLTNLDGSPASHQVLQSVAYHLGPHLESLCLGGGSPTEASFLALILGCPALRTLDLSGCNSLFTSGTLLAQPETARCVRKALSGLRDLNLASLRNLTDLSFNHLSGCFPSLERLSLAYCHLTFELGPTWGSISPQASSPSQLSFHNLLQFVKERAGRLRALDLSGTGLPPEALQALGQVTGLHLEELSLHSCRDLSSEAVATLCRQQPGLTSLDLSGCSELTDGALLAVSRGLRHLRHLSLRKLQRLTDAGCTALGALHKLQSLDMAECCLVSGRELAKVLGSVHRAPPALTSLRLAYCSSLKLHQEVKNQAPDPQEPNSDPRGPSLLMLQALQELDLTACCKLTDASLAKVLQFPQLRQLALSLLPALTDTGLVAVARGCPSLERLALSHCSHLSDEGWAQAARFWPRLQHLNLSSCSQLTEQTLDTIGQACKQLRVLDVAMCPGINMAAVRHFQAQLPQVTCIQSRFVGGADLTLTL, encoded by the exons ATGGCGGACTCACTGCCCCTGGAG ATGCTCACATATATCCTGAGCTTCCTACCTCTGTCAGATCAGAAAGAGGCCTCCCTCGTGAATCGGGCTTGGTACTGTGCAGCCCAGAATGCCCTTCGGGAG ACAAATGTGCGGTACAACATTCCTGTGTCCTCTGCCTCACTCTCAGCAATCAAGAGTTTGGGCCTCAGGGGCATCTCATGCATCAGCTTGACCAACCTGGATGGCTCACCAGCTTCGCACCAGGTACTGCAGTCTGTTGCTTACCACTTAGGCCCACACCTGGAGAGTTTATGCCTGGGAGGGGGCAGCCCCACAGAGGCATCCTTCTTGGCCTTGATCCTGGGATGCCCAGCCCTGCGCACCCTTGACCTCAGTGGCTGCAACAGTCTCTTCACATCAGGCACTCTGCTGGCTCAGCCCGAGACAGCACGGTGTGTTCGGAAGGCATTGAGTGGCCTTCGTGATCTTAACCTGGCTAGCCTGCGTAACCTGACTGACCTTAGCTTCAACCATCTCAGCGGTTGTTTCCCCAGCCTGGAGCGCCTCTCCTTGGCCTACTGCCATCTTACCTTTGAGTTAGGCCCAACGTGGGGCTCCATTAGCCCCCAGGCGTCCTCTCCCTCCCAGCTTTCCTTCCACAACCTGCTCCAGTTTGTCAAAGAGCGAGCTGGTAGGCTGCGTGCCCTAGACCTCAGTGGTACTGGCTTGCCACCTGAGGCCCTACAAGCCCTGGGCCAAGTGACTGGACTGCACCTGGAGGAACTGAGCTTGCATAGCTGTAGAGACCTCTCCTCAGAGGCCGTGGCCACCCTGTGCCGCCAGCAGCCCGGCCTTACTTCCCTGGACCTCAGTGGTTGCTCAGAACTGACTGACGGGGCACTCTTGGCTGTGAGTCGAGGCCTGCGACACCTGCGGCACTTGAGTCTGAGGAAACTGCAGCGACTGACTGATGCAGGTTGTACAGCCCTGGGAGCCCTGCACAAACTGCAGAGCCTGGACATGGCTGAGTGCTGTCTGGTGAGCGGGCGGGAACTGGCAAAGGTCTTAGGCTCAGTTCACAGAGCTCCACCGGCACTGACTTCCCTCAGGCTGGCTTACTGCTCTTCACTGAAG CTACACCAAGAGGTGAAAAATCAGGCCCCAGACCCTCAGGAGCCTAATTCTGACCCACGAGGCCCCTCCCTGCTCATGCTTCAGGCCCTGCAGGAGTTGGATCTCACAGCCTGCTGCAAGCTGACAGATGCCAGTTTAGCCAAG GTGCTCCAGTTCCCTCAGCTGAGGCAGTTGGCATTGAGCCTGCTGCCAGCACTCACAGACACGGGTTTGGTGGCTGTGGCTAGGGGCTGTCCCAGCCTGGAGCGCTTGGCATTGAGTCATTGCAGCCATCTCAGTGATGAGGGATGGGCTCAGGCAGCCAGGTTCTGGCCAAGGCTGCAACACCTCAACCTGTCCAGCTGCAGTCAGCTCACAGAGCA AACTCTGGATACCATTGGGCAGGCATGCAAGCAGCTTCGAGTGTTGGATGTGGCCATGTGTCCTGGCATCAACATGGCAGCTGTCAGGCACTTCCAAGCGCAGCTCCCTCAGGTGACCTGCATCCAGTCTCGCTTCGTGGGAGGGGCTGACCTGACCCTAACACTCTGA